In Moraxella nasovis, the sequence TGCTTCAGCGACACCAAGCTCATTGATACGATTACGCAGTGTGGTTAAGTTTTGACTGACGGCGTATTCATTAATCTCGTTGATTTTTGCTTCGGTATATGTCAGCTCAAGAGCAGCACCATCTGCTGCTGCCAGTGGACGAAAGCTAAAATCCATGCCAAGTGTATTTTGAAGGATACGCTCGGCTTGATTACGAGTTTCAGGCGTACTAAAGATAAACGTCATGCCTTTATCGGTTGTTTTAAGGCTCTTTACGGAGATTTTCTCAGCACGCAAGGCTCGTCTGGCATCTTGGCTTGCAGTGGTTAAGCGTTGCTCTAGAGCTTTTGCCATATCAACTTCAAGCACAAATCGTACGCCACCACGCAAGTCAAGACCAAGTTTCATCGGATTAGCACCGATGTCTTTTAGCCATTGCGGGGTAGTTTGGGCTAGGTTTAGTGCAACAACATAGTTATCGCCAAGCTCACGGCGTAGCACTTCTTGGGCTTTTAGCTGATTTTCGGCATTATCTAGGCGAATTAAAGCACTGTTTTTATCAAAACTGCCACCATGATGCTCTAGACCAGCTTTGTCAAGCAAGTCTTGGGTTTGGGTGAGAACGTCGCTTGTCAGTTCTGTGCCAGCTGATGCACCTGTAATCTGTACTGCAGGCTCGTCTGGATAGAGATTGGGCAGGGCGTACAGACCTGTTATGACAAGCACCACAACGATGAGTATGTATTTCCAAGCAGGGTAATGCATAAAGGTATTCTTATGATATCTTGCAAGCCAAGCGAAGATATCATCTTACGCTTGATGCATTGCATAAACAAATGTTTGCTTTTATAACTTGGGCTAACCAAATGGCCATAAAAGCGGATATGAACGGCTTAGATGTTATTAATCGTGCCAGCAGGCAGTACGCTTAAAACGCTTGCACGTTGAACTTTAACTTCATTGGCTGGGCTAATGGCGATTACCGCATAGTCGCCTTCAATTTTTTTGATGACACCCATCAGACCACCAGCAAACACCACTTCATTGCCTACACTTAAGCCATTAATCATAGCTTTATGTTGCTTATTACGCTTAGATTGTGGACGGATAATTAAAAAATAAAAAATTGCAAAAAACGCCACAGGAATAAGCAGCTGACCAATCATTGATGGTTGATCAGCGGCAGGTGCGGCATGAGCGGTATTAATTAGTAGATCTAACATAAATAAACTCCATAAGGGGGACGAGATACCGTCCATGATTGGCTTATGCACTAGGGCAAATAAAATAACGCATATCATAACACAAATCACAATATTTTGATGATTTTTCATAAATTGCATCTGTACATCTTGCAGTTGTGCTTATTTTGGCTTAATATGGGAGCTTATTTTTTAATTAACAGTCTATATGTCCCGACACCGATCACGCTTTTACTCATCTGTTTATTCTAAAACACTTTTAATCGTTAGCATGATGGCGGTATTGCTAAGCTTGCCTATGTTTGCTTATGCTGCAAGTGATACTGTGGTTACAAATACACACATTGCTTTACTTGTGTTTTATATCTCACTATCTCTTATTGCATCGTTTATTTGCTCGGTGTCAGAAGCCACGCTTTTAAGTATGACGCCAAGCTACATTGACACCATCAAAGAAGAAGAGCCTAAAACAGCAAGCTTGCTTGAAGATGTGAAAGTTCATAACATTGAAAAGTCTATTTCGTCTATTTTGACTTTAAATACCATTGCTCATACATTAGGCTCGCTTGGTGCAGGTGCTCAAGCTGTCGTTGTGTTTGGTAATGCGTGGTTTGGCGTGTTTAGTGCGGTGATGACGATTGCCATTTTGATTGGTACAGAGATTATCCCAAAGACGCTTGGTGCAACTTATTGGCGTAAATTTGCATTGCCTGTGGCTTATTATGTAAAAGCAATTAACAGTGCATTATTGCCGATAGTTTGGGTTGCTGAGAAAATCTCCCGCCTGCTCACTAAGGGCAATACACAAAGCAGCTTTAACCGCCATGAGTTCATTGCACTTGCCAATGCAGGCGAGGTGTCTGGTCAGATGAGTGAGCTTGAGACGCGTATTATTAAAAATTCACTAGCACTTAGCATGATTAATGTTGAAGATATTGTTACGCCAAGATCTGTGGTGACATCGTTTGATGAAAATATGACCGTTGGTGAAGTTTTTGCAAATCATCCTAAGCTGTCATTTTCACGTTTTCCTATCTTTAATGAAGACTTAGACGATGCGACAGGTTTTGTGCTAAAGTCCGACTTGTTGATTGCTAAGGCAAACCAAGAAATTGATGTTCCCATTAAACAGTTTAAGCGTGATATTCAATTTATCTTTGCTAAGATGAAGCTGTTTGATTTGCTTGATTTAATGCTAAAGCAGCGTTTGCATATTGCACTTGCGGTAGGCGAATTTGGTGAAGTTAAAGGCTTGGTGAGCTTAGAAGACGTGCTAGAAACCTTGCTTGGACTTGAAATTGT encodes:
- the yajC gene encoding preprotein translocase subunit YajC; amino-acid sequence: MLDLLINTAHAAPAADQPSMIGQLLIPVAFFAIFYFLIIRPQSKRNKQHKAMINGLSVGNEVVFAGGLMGVIKKIEGDYAVIAISPANEVKVQRASVLSVLPAGTINNI
- a CDS encoding CNNM domain-containing protein gives rise to the protein MSRHRSRFYSSVYSKTLLIVSMMAVLLSLPMFAYAASDTVVTNTHIALLVFYISLSLIASFICSVSEATLLSMTPSYIDTIKEEEPKTASLLEDVKVHNIEKSISSILTLNTIAHTLGSLGAGAQAVVVFGNAWFGVFSAVMTIAILIGTEIIPKTLGATYWRKFALPVAYYVKAINSALLPIVWVAEKISRLLTKGNTQSSFNRHEFIALANAGEVSGQMSELETRIIKNSLALSMINVEDIVTPRSVVTSFDENMTVGEVFANHPKLSFSRFPIFNEDLDDATGFVLKSDLLIAKANQEIDVPIKQFKRDIQFIFAKMKLFDLLDLMLKQRLHIALAVGEFGEVKGLVSLEDVLETLLGLEIVDEFDRVDDMQALARQLLDRRMNRLGAKIDS